Proteins encoded by one window of Deinococcus yavapaiensis KR-236:
- the mutY gene encoding A/G-specific adenine glycosylase: MSAELQRVLLSWFDVHERDLPWRQGAAGCRDPYRVWVSEVLLQQTQVVRGKVYFERFLNAFPTVSDLAAAPQDAVLKAWEGCGYYARARHLHAAAKVIAERGFPSTYEGWRALPGVGPYTAAAVSSIAFGEARAVVDGNVRRVLARLFGEREPTDAWVQSKADEVLASQTPGRWNEAVMDLGATVCVPGVPKCPTCPLTTLCAAFETGEPQVYPAPKKRSVVKEATFVALVVGTARQAYLETRAGTLLGGLSGLPAREVTTDEASALNALLTDLGAREARLLGTVTHAMTHRRLTWRVYAAQASLPLSNVSDAPLSNLDRKALALLDHAQVPLFP; the protein is encoded by the coding sequence GTGTCCGCGGAGCTTCAGCGTGTCTTGCTGTCCTGGTTCGACGTCCACGAGCGCGATTTGCCTTGGCGGCAAGGCGCGGCGGGCTGCCGCGATCCGTACCGCGTGTGGGTATCGGAGGTGCTGCTGCAGCAGACTCAGGTCGTGCGCGGCAAAGTGTACTTCGAGCGTTTCCTCAACGCCTTCCCGACGGTGAGCGACCTCGCCGCCGCGCCGCAAGACGCCGTGTTGAAGGCGTGGGAAGGCTGCGGGTACTACGCGCGGGCGCGTCATCTGCACGCCGCCGCGAAGGTGATCGCCGAGCGAGGCTTTCCGTCGACGTACGAAGGCTGGCGTGCGCTCCCGGGCGTCGGGCCGTACACCGCCGCCGCCGTGTCCAGCATCGCCTTCGGCGAGGCGCGGGCGGTCGTGGACGGCAACGTGCGCCGCGTTCTCGCACGATTGTTCGGCGAGCGAGAACCGACGGACGCGTGGGTGCAGTCGAAGGCGGACGAGGTGCTCGCTTCGCAAACGCCGGGACGCTGGAACGAGGCGGTGATGGACCTCGGCGCGACCGTATGCGTGCCCGGCGTGCCGAAATGCCCGACGTGTCCGTTGACGACGTTGTGCGCGGCCTTCGAAACGGGAGAGCCGCAAGTCTATCCCGCGCCCAAGAAGCGCTCGGTCGTGAAGGAGGCGACGTTCGTGGCGCTCGTCGTCGGCACGGCGCGGCAGGCGTATCTCGAAACGCGCGCTGGCACCCTTCTCGGCGGCTTGTCGGGCCTCCCCGCGCGCGAAGTGACGACGGACGAGGCAAGTGCCCTGAACGCGCTGTTGACCGACCTCGGAGCCCGCGAAGCGCGCTTGCTCGGCACGGTGACGCACGCCATGACGCACCGTCGCCTCACTTGGCGTGTGTACGCGGCGCAGGCGTCCTTGCCGCTCTCGAACGTGAGTGACGCGCCGCTGTCCAACCTCGACCGCAAGGCGCTCGCGCTGCTCGATCACGCGCAAGTACCACTCTTTCCTTAA
- a CDS encoding isoprenyl transferase, with protein sequence MSQPRLPAFIRVPRAVLGPLYWWYERRVERRVKVGRMPQHLGLILDGNRRFARTLGVESKIGHDLGAHKAYEVLEWCLELGIPHVTLWVFSNDNKSRDDLEVTHLLRLFAQEAAKMVHDPRIHKNRVRIKMIGHIEDFPEEVRDNLRNLEKVTEAYDGLLLNIAIGYGGREEITEAVRKLLREAAEQGLTLQQLANELKVPHIGAHMYTNESPDPDFIIRTSGEVRLSGFLLWQSAYSEYYFCDVYWPGFRKVDFLRALRSYQKRDRRFGK encoded by the coding sequence GTGAGCCAACCTCGTCTTCCCGCATTCATTCGCGTACCGCGCGCCGTGCTGGGTCCTTTGTACTGGTGGTACGAGCGGAGGGTGGAGCGCAGGGTGAAGGTGGGCCGCATGCCCCAACACCTCGGTTTGATTCTCGACGGCAATCGCCGTTTCGCGCGGACGCTCGGCGTGGAAAGCAAGATCGGGCACGACCTCGGAGCGCACAAGGCGTACGAGGTGCTGGAGTGGTGCCTCGAACTCGGGATTCCGCACGTGACGCTGTGGGTGTTCTCGAACGACAACAAGAGCCGGGACGACTTGGAAGTGACGCACCTCCTGCGGCTTTTCGCGCAAGAGGCGGCGAAAATGGTGCACGATCCGCGCATTCACAAGAACCGCGTCCGTATCAAGATGATCGGCCACATCGAAGACTTTCCCGAGGAAGTTCGCGACAATTTGCGCAACCTCGAGAAGGTGACGGAAGCGTACGACGGCTTGTTGCTCAACATCGCCATCGGGTACGGCGGGCGCGAGGAGATCACGGAGGCCGTACGAAAGCTGCTGCGCGAAGCGGCCGAGCAGGGCCTGACGTTGCAGCAACTCGCCAACGAGCTCAAGGTGCCGCACATCGGCGCGCACATGTACACCAACGAATCGCCCGATCCCGACTTCATCATTCGCACGTCGGGCGAGGTGCGCCTTTCGGGCTTCCTGCTTTGGCAGTCGGCGTACTCCGAGTACTACTTCTGTGACGTGTACTGGCCGGGCTTTCGAAAAGTGGACTTTCTGCGCGCCCTGCGCAGCTATCAAAAGCGTGATCGGCGCTTCGGCAAGTGA
- a CDS encoding HRDC domain-containing protein yields the protein MTYALETRLALATTALDTSRLPDLLAELEGADWALVFSGEAELWRALAEIVGNAVVRADARLPLDETALKAADFTTATLDADWKGSLVWLPETDERAMKRARRAEARVVVDATFCPGGGALASGATFVALRDAGALTGHGDVAFAALLGKGERPVVRARSIEPLAAALVLRDLPTLSARLARQTRGAHTLAERLGERATEVSGGTLLVSDDLADTTLFSEAAAIGGVRAARRAVAGGTLLSVGLEAVEDLWRDVTGDPVNESVKIVDEPATLELPERTDELDENTPEANSANAPVSVEITDEETDETESVGPDEPFDAPVAETNDELAEEQVEPIFPEPVDAPLLPDLPEVPTARGETTDPAEDLAPDQRAAYERLREWRNAEARRQEVSRFIVASNATLAEIARTLPQTEAELRAVRGMGPERVRKYAEPILNMLRGMR from the coding sequence ATGACCTACGCCCTCGAAACTCGCCTCGCCCTCGCGACGACCGCGCTCGACACGTCCCGACTGCCCGATCTTCTCGCCGAACTTGAAGGAGCGGACTGGGCGCTCGTCTTTTCAGGCGAGGCGGAATTGTGGCGCGCCCTCGCTGAAATCGTCGGCAACGCTGTCGTGCGCGCCGATGCTCGCTTGCCGCTCGACGAAACCGCCCTCAAAGCCGCCGACTTCACCACCGCGACGCTCGACGCGGATTGGAAGGGCAGCCTCGTGTGGCTCCCGGAGACCGACGAGCGTGCCATGAAGCGCGCTCGTCGAGCGGAAGCTCGCGTCGTCGTGGACGCCACGTTCTGCCCGGGTGGCGGCGCCCTCGCTTCCGGCGCGACGTTCGTCGCCTTGCGCGACGCGGGCGCCCTCACGGGGCACGGCGACGTGGCGTTCGCCGCGCTGCTCGGCAAAGGCGAGCGGCCCGTGGTGCGCGCTCGCTCGATCGAGCCCCTCGCGGCGGCGCTCGTTTTGCGCGACCTGCCGACCTTGAGCGCTCGCCTCGCTCGCCAGACGCGAGGGGCGCATACCTTGGCCGAGCGCCTCGGGGAGCGCGCCACCGAAGTGTCGGGCGGAACGCTCCTCGTGTCTGACGACTTGGCCGATACGACGCTGTTTTCCGAAGCCGCCGCGATCGGAGGTGTACGCGCCGCGCGCCGCGCGGTCGCCGGTGGCACGCTCCTTTCCGTGGGCCTCGAAGCAGTGGAGGACTTGTGGCGCGACGTGACGGGCGATCCTGTCAACGAAAGCGTGAAGATCGTCGACGAACCGGCGACGCTCGAACTTCCCGAACGGACGGACGAGCTCGACGAGAACACGCCGGAAGCGAACTCGGCGAACGCGCCCGTGAGCGTCGAGATCACGGACGAGGAAACCGACGAAACGGAATCCGTGGGCCCCGACGAACCTTTCGACGCGCCCGTCGCCGAGACGAACGACGAACTTGCCGAGGAGCAAGTCGAGCCGATCTTCCCGGAACCGGTCGACGCGCCCCTGCTGCCCGACTTGCCGGAAGTGCCGACCGCGCGTGGCGAGACCACCGATCCTGCCGAGGACCTCGCGCCCGATCAGCGCGCGGCTTACGAGCGCTTGCGCGAGTGGCGCAACGCCGAGGCGCGCCGTCAGGAAGTCTCGCGCTTCATCGTCGCGTCGAACGCCACGCTCGCCGAGATCGCGCGAACCTTGCCGCAGACCGAGGCGGAACTGCGCGCCGTGCGCGGCATGGGTCCCGAGCGTGTTCGCAAGTACGCCGAGCCGATTCTCAACATGCTGCGCGGCATGCGCTGA
- the trmH gene encoding tRNA (guanosine(18)-2'-O)-methyltransferase TrmH gives MTPERFRKLKNVLSKRQPTLTVLLEEVHKPHNFSAILRSCDAVGVGTAHAVVPRGGLPTYNATSGSAEKWVRVEQHASVLEAVEGLQARGFQVLATHLSERAVDYRTLDYTRPTCVLLGAEKWGVSAAAASGADHNVVIPMLGMVQSLNVSVAAATILFEAQRQRLAAGMYDAPSIPFEEFERTLFEWAYPELAPVYLERGEAYPALSEDGELRSA, from the coding sequence ATGACGCCGGAACGATTTCGCAAGCTCAAGAACGTCCTCTCGAAGCGCCAACCGACGTTGACGGTGCTTTTGGAGGAAGTGCACAAGCCTCACAACTTCAGCGCGATTCTGCGTTCGTGCGACGCGGTCGGCGTGGGCACGGCGCACGCGGTTGTTCCGCGCGGCGGCCTTCCCACGTACAACGCGACGTCGGGCAGCGCCGAGAAGTGGGTTCGCGTCGAGCAGCACGCGAGCGTTCTCGAGGCGGTCGAAGGCTTGCAAGCTCGCGGCTTCCAAGTGCTCGCCACGCACCTCAGCGAGCGCGCCGTGGATTACCGAACGCTCGACTATACACGGCCGACGTGCGTCTTGCTCGGCGCGGAGAAGTGGGGCGTGTCGGCAGCGGCGGCGAGCGGCGCGGACCACAACGTCGTCATTCCGATGCTTGGAATGGTGCAAAGCCTCAACGTCTCCGTGGCGGCGGCGACCATCTTGTTCGAGGCGCAGCGGCAGCGTTTGGCGGCGGGCATGTACGACGCGCCGAGCATTCCGTTCGAGGAATTCGAGCGGACGTTGTTCGAATGGGCGTACCCCGAGCTCGCGCCGGTGTACCTTGAGCGCGGTGAGGCGTACCCGGCTCTTTCCGAGGACGGCGAGCTTCGCTCCGCCTAA